In the genome of Deinococcus deserti VCD115, one region contains:
- a CDS encoding prolyl oligopeptidase family serine peptidase → MITTYPESRRDDQVDVYQNAAGEAVQVPDPYRWLEDPDSPETRAWVSEQNRMTAAFLDTLPARGAYRDRLTALWNYPRESAPWKRGESYFRQFNPGLLNQPVLEVSASATGPWRTLLDPNALSSDGTVALSSASVSRDGRVLAYGTQSGGSDWITWQVRDVASGEDLPDRLEWSKFSGASWLPDGSGFYYAAYDAPQDGGALTGTNRHQRLMLHKLGAAQAEDMVVIERPDEPDWGFRAEVTHDGHFLVVHVWKGTDPRNLLWVRPLHSDEPFTELVSDFHASYRLVGNDGPLLYVQTTADAPRGRILTWHVGTGEQREIIPEGPDALQEDFTALVPGGLLTVALHDASHRLTLHARTGEAHRELPLPGLGTIVNLNALPDDPEVFLAFTSFLSPATPYRLILPDGQLESLSDTAPVFDASDFEVSQEFAVSRDGTRVPMFIVARRGLKREGGNPTLLYGYGGFGISLTPAFNPSRLAWLERGGVYVQANLRGGGEYGEDWHQAGTLGEKQNVFDDFIACAEHLISTGVTSPAHLGIQGGSNGGLLVGACMTQRPDLFAAVVPQVGVLDMLRYHLFTIGWAWASDYGRSDDPDMLGTLLAYSPLHNLRAASYPATLITTGDHDDRVVPAHSFKFGAQLQRCQTGAAPALLRIQTRAGHGAGKPTRLVIEEAADIWAFLEHHLKPQPTSS, encoded by the coding sequence GTGATCACAACTTATCCGGAGTCCCGCAGGGACGATCAGGTGGATGTCTACCAGAACGCGGCCGGCGAGGCCGTGCAGGTGCCCGATCCCTACCGCTGGCTCGAAGACCCGGACAGCCCCGAAACAAGGGCCTGGGTTTCAGAACAGAACCGCATGACGGCAGCGTTCCTGGATACCCTGCCCGCCCGTGGGGCTTACCGTGACCGCCTGACCGCGCTGTGGAACTACCCACGTGAGAGCGCTCCCTGGAAAAGGGGAGAGTCCTACTTCCGCCAGTTCAACCCAGGTCTGCTTAACCAACCGGTTCTGGAGGTCTCCGCCAGCGCCACAGGTCCATGGCGAACCCTGCTGGACCCCAACGCCCTGAGCAGTGACGGCACAGTCGCCCTGAGCAGCGCCTCGGTCAGCCGTGACGGCCGGGTGCTGGCCTACGGCACACAGAGTGGAGGCAGTGACTGGATCACGTGGCAGGTGCGGGACGTCGCCAGCGGCGAGGACCTGCCCGACCGGCTGGAGTGGAGCAAGTTCAGCGGGGCGTCCTGGCTGCCCGACGGCAGCGGCTTCTACTACGCCGCCTATGACGCCCCGCAGGACGGTGGCGCGCTGACCGGCACGAACCGGCATCAGCGCCTGATGCTGCACAAACTGGGGGCCGCCCAGGCGGAGGACATGGTGGTGATCGAGCGCCCGGACGAGCCTGACTGGGGCTTCCGTGCTGAAGTCACGCATGACGGCCACTTTCTGGTGGTGCATGTCTGGAAGGGCACCGATCCCAGAAATCTGCTGTGGGTGCGGCCACTACACTCGGACGAGCCATTCACCGAACTTGTCAGTGACTTCCACGCCTCCTACCGTCTGGTCGGCAACGATGGTCCGCTGTTGTACGTGCAGACCACTGCCGACGCCCCACGCGGACGGATTCTGACCTGGCATGTCGGGACCGGTGAGCAGCGCGAGATCATTCCAGAGGGCCCGGACGCCCTGCAGGAGGACTTCACTGCGCTGGTGCCCGGCGGCCTTCTGACGGTGGCCCTTCACGACGCCAGCCACCGCCTGACCCTGCATGCCCGAACTGGAGAGGCCCACCGCGAGCTGCCGCTTCCCGGGCTGGGCACGATTGTCAATCTCAATGCCCTGCCCGACGATCCGGAAGTGTTCCTGGCCTTCACATCGTTCCTGAGCCCCGCCACCCCCTACCGCCTGATCCTGCCGGACGGGCAGCTTGAGTCTCTTTCGGACACGGCGCCTGTGTTTGACGCCTCGGACTTCGAGGTCAGTCAGGAATTTGCCGTCAGCCGGGACGGAACGCGCGTGCCCATGTTTATCGTGGCGCGCCGTGGCCTGAAGCGCGAGGGTGGCAATCCCACGCTGCTGTACGGCTATGGAGGCTTCGGGATCAGCCTGACGCCAGCTTTCAACCCATCACGGCTGGCCTGGCTGGAACGCGGCGGCGTGTATGTGCAGGCCAACCTCCGTGGGGGCGGCGAATACGGGGAGGACTGGCATCAGGCCGGGACCCTGGGCGAGAAGCAGAATGTTTTCGACGACTTTATCGCCTGTGCCGAGCACCTGATTTCCACCGGGGTCACCAGTCCGGCCCATCTGGGCATTCAGGGCGGCAGTAACGGCGGCCTGCTGGTGGGCGCCTGCATGACACAGCGTCCGGACCTGTTCGCTGCTGTCGTGCCACAGGTCGGTGTGCTGGACATGCTGCGCTATCACCTGTTCACCATCGGCTGGGCCTGGGCGAGTGATTACGGCCGCAGCGACGATCCGGATATGCTCGGAACCCTGCTGGCCTACTCGCCGCTGCACAACCTGCGTGCTGCTTCCTATCCCGCCACCCTGATTACCACTGGCGATCACGACGACCGCGTGGTGCCGGCACACTCCTTCAAGTTCGGTGCGCAGCTTCAGCGCTGTCAGACGGGAGCGGCTCCCGCCCTGCTGCGCATCCAGACGCGCGCCGGCCACGGGGCGGGGAAGCCCACCCGGCTGGTCATCGAGGAGGCCGCCGATATCTGGGCCTTTCTGGAACATCATCTGAAGCCGCAGCCCACGTCAAGCTGA
- a CDS encoding cyclodeaminase/cyclohydrolase family protein has protein sequence MTLWNRTAQDLLEATTSHQPTPGGGSVAALSGAFGVGLVCMALNITRRKQPEQASALREPLESLLGLQAELRTLADRDVQVFRAYVDASRLPRDTDEDKQARRAALDRAGQQARDVPLRVAQVAVEGLTLAGGVLEQTHPEVQSDVGAGAGLLLGSLHASLLTLDINLRHLDEEQRRALEEQRDFYGARGEALATQVLARTRELLQ, from the coding sequence ATGACCCTCTGGAACCGCACAGCACAGGACCTGCTTGAGGCTACCACCAGTCACCAGCCCACACCGGGCGGCGGATCGGTGGCTGCACTGAGTGGGGCCTTCGGGGTGGGGCTGGTATGTATGGCCCTGAATATTACCCGGCGCAAGCAGCCCGAGCAGGCCAGCGCCCTGCGTGAGCCGCTGGAGAGCCTGCTGGGGCTCCAGGCCGAACTGCGCACGCTGGCCGACCGGGACGTCCAGGTGTTCCGGGCGTATGTGGATGCCAGCCGGCTGCCCAGGGACACGGACGAGGACAAGCAGGCCCGGCGCGCAGCCCTGGACCGCGCCGGCCAGCAGGCGCGGGATGTTCCACTGCGTGTGGCACAGGTGGCTGTCGAGGGGTTGACCCTGGCCGGAGGAGTGCTGGAGCAGACCCACCCTGAGGTGCAGAGTGACGTGGGCGCCGGCGCTGGCCTGCTGCTGGGTAGCCTGCACGCCAGCCTGCTGACCCTGGACATCAATCTGCGGCACCTGGATGAGGAGCAGCGCCGGGCTCTGGAGGAACAGCGAGATTTCTACGGGGCGCGCGGTGAAGCTCTGGCCACCCAGGTCCTGGCCCGCACCCGTGAACTGCTGCAGTAA
- a CDS encoding alpha/beta hydrolase translates to MAHLRFLIPALPPGTPPGTLFLTGEHRGWISNPEGWTFDQSGEGAMLDAELAAGTLLSVKVRLQLPDGHILEEGDAWGGRAPAHTVTVQEQGGVVTLNLEGWQDDREGKGRPSQSRPPRMEWNLTAPWGEQTVRLWWPEGHDGRDLPLLVMHDGQNVFDEVPSFSGQSWRAADAAQARAEAGYPCLIAALSVNAERSRRYVPFAFRLNEFKPGADEYLDWIETGLLPALEDAFGPVPPECRALAGSSFGGLVTLYGGLRRPDVFGTLGVFSPAIWPDDFALLRWMEGRAAPHMRVWLDMGDHEAHTVAEAAEVVHLTHELGAGLQPRVAQVQVTIAEGHWHDEAAWAARFPAFLTWWLSGLASAHSAAQ, encoded by the coding sequence ATGGCTCACCTGCGGTTTCTGATTCCGGCCCTGCCTCCCGGCACGCCGCCGGGTACCCTGTTCCTGACCGGCGAACACCGCGGCTGGATCAGCAATCCTGAGGGCTGGACCTTCGACCAGAGCGGCGAGGGCGCAATGCTGGACGCAGAGCTTGCTGCGGGGACGCTGCTGAGCGTCAAGGTTCGTCTGCAGCTTCCTGATGGCCACATTCTGGAAGAAGGGGACGCCTGGGGCGGGAGGGCCCCGGCGCACACTGTGACTGTGCAGGAACAGGGAGGTGTGGTGACCCTGAACCTGGAAGGTTGGCAGGACGACCGCGAGGGCAAGGGCAGGCCCAGTCAGTCCAGACCGCCGCGCATGGAGTGGAATCTGACGGCGCCCTGGGGTGAGCAGACCGTGCGCCTGTGGTGGCCGGAAGGCCATGATGGCCGTGATCTGCCCCTGCTGGTCATGCATGACGGACAGAATGTATTTGACGAGGTTCCCAGTTTCTCAGGGCAGAGCTGGAGGGCTGCAGACGCGGCGCAGGCCCGTGCTGAGGCTGGATATCCCTGCCTGATCGCGGCCCTGAGCGTCAATGCCGAGCGCAGCCGCCGCTACGTGCCGTTTGCCTTCAGACTCAACGAATTCAAGCCTGGAGCTGACGAATACCTCGACTGGATCGAGACTGGGCTGCTGCCGGCCCTGGAGGACGCGTTCGGCCCGGTACCCCCGGAGTGCCGCGCCCTGGCCGGGTCCTCCTTTGGGGGGCTGGTCACGCTGTACGGTGGCCTGCGGCGTCCGGACGTCTTCGGCACGCTGGGGGTGTTCAGCCCGGCGATCTGGCCGGATGATTTTGCCCTGCTGCGCTGGATGGAGGGCCGCGCCGCGCCGCACATGCGCGTGTGGCTGGATATGGGAGACCACGAGGCCCATACCGTGGCCGAGGCGGCCGAGGTGGTCCACCTGACCCACGAGCTGGGCGCAGGGCTGCAGCCGCGGGTGGCCCAGGTGCAGGTCACCATCGCTGAGGGCCACTGGCACGATGAGGCCGCCTGGGCTGCAAGATTCCCGGCCTTCCTGACCTGGTGGCTTTCTGGTCTGGCCTCAGCACACTCAGCCGCGCAATGA
- a CDS encoding malate dehydrogenase, whose product MTNKQPVRVAVTGAAGQIGYSLLFRIAAGDMLGKDQPVILQLLEITPALKALQGVVMELRDGAYPLLADVVTSDDPLVAFKDADYALLVGAMPRKAGMERGDLLGANGGIFKPQGQALNQVASRDVKVLVVGNPANTNALIAQQNAPDLDPRQFTAMVRLDHNRAISQLAEKTGQPVSAIKNITIWGNHSSTQYPDLSQATVGGRPALDLVDRTWYEQEYIPTVAKRGAAIIEARGASSAASAASAAIDHMRDWALGTSEGEWVSMGIPSDGSYGVPEGLIYGFPVTVKDGKYQIVQGLEISEFSRGKMDATARELEEERDEIRKLGLIS is encoded by the coding sequence ATGACGAATAAGCAACCCGTTCGTGTGGCCGTGACTGGTGCGGCCGGTCAGATTGGTTACAGCCTGCTGTTCCGCATTGCTGCCGGCGACATGCTGGGCAAGGATCAGCCCGTGATTCTGCAGTTGCTGGAAATTACCCCAGCGCTCAAGGCGCTGCAGGGCGTCGTGATGGAACTTCGCGACGGTGCGTACCCGCTGCTGGCCGACGTGGTGACCAGCGACGATCCCCTGGTGGCCTTCAAGGACGCCGACTACGCCCTGCTGGTGGGCGCCATGCCCCGCAAGGCAGGCATGGAGCGCGGCGACCTGCTGGGGGCCAACGGCGGCATCTTCAAACCCCAGGGTCAGGCGCTGAATCAGGTGGCCAGCCGTGACGTCAAGGTGCTGGTCGTGGGCAACCCCGCCAACACCAACGCCCTGATCGCGCAGCAGAACGCCCCCGACCTGGACCCCAGGCAGTTCACCGCCATGGTGCGCCTGGACCACAACCGCGCCATCTCGCAGCTGGCCGAGAAGACCGGTCAGCCGGTCAGCGCCATCAAGAACATCACCATCTGGGGCAATCACTCCTCGACCCAGTACCCCGACCTCAGTCAGGCGACCGTGGGTGGCCGGCCAGCCCTGGACCTGGTCGACCGCACCTGGTACGAGCAGGAGTACATCCCCACCGTGGCCAAGCGCGGCGCCGCCATCATCGAGGCGCGCGGGGCCAGCAGCGCGGCCAGTGCGGCCAGCGCAGCCATCGACCACATGCGCGACTGGGCACTGGGCACTTCTGAAGGCGAGTGGGTCAGCATGGGCATTCCCAGCGACGGCAGCTACGGCGTGCCCGAGGGCCTGATCTACGGCTTCCCGGTGACCGTCAAGGACGGCAAGTACCAGATCGTGCAGGGCCTGGAAATCAGCGAGTTCAGCCGCGGCAAGATGGACGCCACCGCCCGCGAACTCGAAGAAGAGCGCGACGAGATCCGCAAGCTCGGCCTGATCAGCTGA
- a CDS encoding enoyl-CoA hydratase/isomerase family protein: MNATELLSPDRYPGLSLELHEDGILEIVIRNERTLNSVNAEAHRALTYIWRDIDAAQGVRCVLIRGEGRGFSSGGDFELIEEMSQDFTALARVWREARDLVYNVINCGKPIVSAIHGPCVGAGLAVALLSDVSVAAKTARILDGHVRLGVAAGDHAAIIWPLLCGLNKAKYHLMTGEPVSGEEAERIGLVSLCVEDDQLLDRAWKVARTLAAGSPTAVRWTKYALNNWLRAMGPTFDASLALEFLGFTGPDVREGLSSLREKRAPNFMTDAPI; encoded by the coding sequence ATGAACGCCACCGAACTTCTGTCTCCCGACCGCTACCCTGGCCTCAGCCTTGAGCTGCACGAGGACGGCATTCTGGAGATCGTCATCCGCAACGAGCGCACCCTGAACTCGGTGAATGCCGAGGCACACCGCGCCCTGACGTACATCTGGCGGGACATCGACGCGGCACAGGGCGTGCGTTGTGTCCTGATCCGCGGTGAGGGCCGCGGCTTTTCCTCTGGTGGAGATTTCGAGCTGATCGAGGAGATGAGCCAGGACTTCACCGCGCTGGCCCGTGTCTGGCGTGAGGCGCGTGACCTGGTCTACAACGTGATCAACTGCGGTAAACCCATTGTCAGCGCCATTCATGGGCCCTGCGTGGGTGCCGGACTGGCGGTGGCGCTGCTTTCCGACGTCAGCGTGGCCGCAAAAACGGCCCGTATCCTGGACGGCCATGTGCGTCTGGGCGTGGCGGCTGGCGATCACGCTGCAATCATCTGGCCGCTGCTGTGTGGCCTGAACAAGGCCAAGTACCACCTGATGACCGGTGAACCGGTCAGCGGTGAGGAAGCCGAGCGTATCGGGCTGGTCAGCCTCTGTGTCGAGGACGATCAGCTGCTCGACCGGGCCTGGAAGGTGGCCCGCACGCTGGCTGCCGGAAGCCCCACTGCCGTGCGCTGGACCAAATACGCCCTGAACAACTGGCTGCGCGCCATGGGTCCCACCTTCGACGCCAGCCTGGCCCTGGAATTCCTGGGCTTTACCGGCCCCGACGTGCGTGAAGGACTGTCGAGCCTGCGCGAGAAGCGCGCGCCGAACTTCATGACGGACGCGCCGATCTGA
- a CDS encoding O-antigen ligase family protein produces the protein MSQQIPALFAPEPLLASVLALARTLLMFGLIGVGGSLGQVADLRRLGWGLLIVYATALAYSLLGSTDILISRLNHPYMTPITLGLTGAFGVWLTLFAPGKLVWRVPLGVLALSVLLLSGSRGPLAAALLGAVAGFMIRQGRRVAAGVAAGVALLAGSFYLGQRLEVSAITRLGSADTTGRDVIWFNTLSVIRSEPWSGVGSYRLGTRLASPGGNCELFASASGEVQACPNWVTSLGNPWLIAHNISLQQLAETGPLGLLGLFVLLVTVAAATLQRRDPLAVAVISGLLVATANDNTLLVPSPFFAEVFWVVAGMQLVRLQGVGWGTGVLPAMLLLLLSFPLLVSALPATAPPVTRLTLLNALTNIKRSSDYTAFVQFGAPPGRYRAVLRSCLASCSTISTAVFSVVDETSPVLHLSGNLYPVARQRLELLLYPGKAGARSLPIAKHTWTVQVQP, from the coding sequence GTGAGCCAGCAAATCCCCGCACTTTTCGCCCCTGAGCCTCTGCTCGCCAGTGTTCTTGCGCTCGCCCGCACCCTGCTGATGTTCGGTCTAATAGGAGTCGGTGGCTCGCTAGGACAGGTGGCGGATCTGAGGCGGCTGGGCTGGGGTTTGCTGATCGTGTACGCGACCGCGCTGGCCTACAGTCTGCTGGGCAGCACAGACATCCTGATCAGCCGTCTGAACCATCCTTACATGACCCCAATCACCTTGGGGCTGACAGGCGCCTTCGGAGTATGGCTGACATTATTCGCACCAGGAAAACTAGTCTGGAGGGTCCCGCTCGGTGTGCTGGCGCTCAGCGTGCTGTTGCTTTCCGGAAGCCGCGGACCGCTGGCCGCCGCTTTGCTAGGAGCCGTGGCCGGGTTCATGATCCGGCAAGGGCGGCGGGTAGCGGCGGGAGTCGCAGCCGGGGTGGCACTGCTTGCAGGCAGCTTTTACCTGGGGCAACGTCTGGAGGTGAGCGCCATCACCCGGCTGGGCAGCGCAGATACCACCGGGCGCGACGTCATCTGGTTCAATACCTTGAGCGTGATCCGCAGCGAGCCCTGGAGCGGGGTGGGCAGCTACCGACTTGGCACCCGCTTGGCTTCCCCTGGCGGGAACTGCGAGCTCTTTGCGTCAGCGAGCGGCGAGGTGCAAGCCTGCCCCAACTGGGTCACTTCGCTCGGCAACCCCTGGCTGATCGCACACAACATTTCCTTACAACAGTTGGCCGAAACCGGTCCGCTGGGCCTCCTAGGCCTGTTCGTGCTCCTGGTCACTGTAGCAGCCGCCACACTCCAGAGGCGGGACCCACTAGCCGTCGCAGTGATCTCTGGGCTGCTGGTAGCCACAGCCAACGACAACACCCTGCTTGTGCCCAGCCCCTTCTTTGCAGAAGTGTTCTGGGTGGTGGCAGGGATGCAGTTGGTGCGTCTTCAGGGTGTGGGTTGGGGAACTGGAGTTCTGCCGGCAATGCTGCTGCTCCTGCTGTCTTTTCCCCTGCTGGTGTCTGCCCTTCCTGCGACTGCCCCACCCGTTACAAGGCTGACGCTACTCAATGCCCTAACCAACATTAAGCGATCAAGCGATTACACAGCGTTTGTTCAGTTCGGCGCGCCTCCAGGAAGATACCGCGCTGTCTTGCGAAGCTGCCTAGCAAGCTGCTCGACTATTTCCACAGCGGTCTTCAGCGTTGTGGACGAGACGTCCCCGGTGCTTCACTTGAGTGGCAATCTATACCCTGTGGCACGCCAGCGTCTGGAATTGTTGCTTTATCCTGGAAAGGCAGGTGCGCGCAGTCTGCCTATCGCAAAGCACACCTGGACTGTGCAGGTACAGCCTTGA
- a CDS encoding SDR family oxidoreductase, which translates to MTAPRILLTGGGGRLGTELQALLPNIVAPSSRELDVTNSAQVLEMVWCKRPEVIVHAAAYTNVGGAEEDRETCWRVNVEGTRHMAQAANEVGAKLVQISTDYVFSGAQGDYRETDIPGPPVNYYALTKLVAEEAARTAGQHLIVRTSFRPREFQYPVAFSDVYTGQDYVDIIAPLVAEAVLHALEIPDSVLHIVTERKSVFDLARRRNPAVREGRRADVTVPLPADVSLNTDRWQALRANWATLGGIPVV; encoded by the coding sequence GTGACTGCTCCACGCATCCTGCTGACTGGTGGGGGAGGCCGCCTGGGTACTGAGCTGCAGGCACTTTTGCCGAATATCGTCGCGCCATCCAGCCGGGAACTTGATGTAACCAATTCTGCTCAGGTGCTGGAAATGGTGTGGTGCAAACGCCCTGAAGTGATTGTCCACGCGGCGGCCTACACCAACGTTGGCGGTGCCGAAGAGGACCGGGAGACCTGCTGGCGGGTGAATGTGGAAGGCACCCGGCATATGGCCCAGGCAGCCAATGAGGTCGGGGCGAAGCTTGTGCAGATCAGCACCGACTACGTATTCAGCGGCGCGCAGGGTGATTATCGTGAGACGGATATCCCCGGTCCCCCCGTCAACTATTACGCCCTGACTAAGCTGGTGGCTGAGGAGGCTGCCCGTACGGCCGGCCAACATCTGATCGTGCGAACCAGCTTCCGACCTCGAGAGTTCCAGTATCCAGTAGCGTTCAGCGACGTATATACCGGCCAGGATTACGTGGATATTATCGCTCCGCTGGTGGCGGAAGCTGTGCTACACGCTCTGGAGATTCCTGATTCAGTGCTGCATATCGTAACTGAGCGTAAGAGCGTGTTTGATCTGGCCCGGCGTCGTAATCCTGCGGTACGTGAGGGACGTCGTGCAGACGTGACGGTACCGTTGCCCGCCGATGTGTCTTTGAATACCGACCGTTGGCAAGCGCTCAGGGCAAACTGGGCGACTCTGGGCGGAATTCCAGTCGTCTGA
- a CDS encoding polysaccharide biosynthesis protein, producing the protein MNLTVSKFLLDLVLWGSSGVLAYAFRKPGLITAGIPVNVWSYLLLSVLVMAALEARYGLHRQTWQRVGVLDLNLLARAVALATLVMFALGFVFQTWLQLPRSVPVLAGLLGFLMMGGVRLVARLTNERARLRSSPQRQRVLIVGAGEAGTLIAREMQRHPEAGLDAIGFLDDEPGKIRKRLLGLPVFGRVDDLVDVAKREEAQEILIAVPSATGDFVRHVVDLARDAELRYRIIPGVFEILSGDVNLQQIRDVNLEDLLRRPPVQLNTNEIAGYLRGRVVLVTGAGGSIGSELVRQLVSFTPAKILLFGRGENSIFGIQQELIRNWPDIDQVGLIGDVRDEARLRAVFERYRPEVIFHAAAHKHVPLMEETPSEAILNNVIGTQNVVELCLEFGVGRLVNVSTDKAVNPTSIMGASKRVAEMVVSAGAARAREGQAFVSVRFGNVLGSRGSVVPTFMAQIRAGGPITVTHPEMVRYFMTIPEAARLVLQAGGLAENGKVYVLNMGDPVKISDLAHDVIRLSGARNVDVVYSGIRPGEKLYEELLTSGEGVGATTHSEIYSAQLGLVNPHTIGRDVRALQNYAEQGDYMAIRQMLNRLIPENKFGRVQ; encoded by the coding sequence ATGAATCTGACCGTCTCCAAATTCCTGCTAGACCTTGTCCTCTGGGGATCGTCGGGAGTACTCGCCTATGCATTTCGCAAGCCGGGCCTGATTACTGCGGGAATTCCAGTTAATGTCTGGAGTTATCTGCTGCTCAGCGTTCTTGTGATGGCGGCGCTTGAGGCCCGCTACGGCCTGCACCGGCAGACCTGGCAGCGAGTCGGCGTGCTAGACCTTAACTTGCTGGCTCGGGCGGTCGCGCTCGCCACACTGGTGATGTTCGCGCTCGGCTTCGTGTTTCAGACCTGGCTGCAACTGCCGCGCAGTGTGCCGGTGTTGGCTGGCCTGCTAGGCTTTTTGATGATGGGTGGAGTTCGGTTGGTCGCTCGACTGACCAATGAGCGAGCTCGGCTTCGGTCCTCCCCTCAGCGCCAGCGGGTCCTGATCGTTGGTGCTGGGGAGGCAGGGACCCTAATCGCCCGTGAGATGCAGCGCCACCCTGAAGCGGGCCTGGATGCCATCGGCTTTCTGGATGACGAACCGGGCAAGATACGTAAACGGTTGTTGGGGCTGCCGGTGTTTGGGCGAGTAGACGACCTCGTTGATGTCGCCAAGCGTGAGGAAGCGCAGGAGATCCTGATCGCCGTGCCTTCGGCAACCGGAGACTTTGTGCGTCACGTGGTCGACCTCGCGCGCGACGCGGAGTTGCGGTATCGCATCATTCCTGGTGTCTTTGAGATTTTGTCAGGAGACGTTAACCTTCAGCAAATTCGAGATGTAAACCTAGAAGACCTTCTTCGACGTCCACCTGTGCAACTCAATACTAACGAGATCGCAGGATACCTGCGTGGCCGGGTGGTGCTGGTCACCGGCGCAGGGGGCAGCATTGGTTCCGAGCTTGTGCGGCAACTGGTCAGCTTTACCCCCGCCAAGATCCTGCTGTTCGGGCGGGGCGAGAACAGCATCTTTGGGATTCAGCAGGAGTTGATTCGCAACTGGCCGGATATCGACCAGGTGGGCCTGATCGGCGACGTCCGTGATGAGGCCCGACTGCGCGCCGTGTTTGAGCGCTATCGCCCTGAAGTCATATTTCATGCAGCGGCCCATAAGCACGTGCCATTGATGGAAGAAACACCCTCTGAAGCCATTCTCAACAACGTCATTGGGACTCAGAACGTGGTGGAACTGTGTCTGGAGTTTGGGGTGGGACGCCTTGTCAATGTATCAACCGACAAGGCAGTCAACCCGACCAGCATCATGGGCGCCTCCAAGCGCGTCGCCGAGATGGTGGTATCTGCTGGAGCCGCCCGCGCCCGCGAGGGCCAAGCTTTCGTGTCGGTGCGCTTCGGCAACGTGTTGGGCAGCCGGGGCAGTGTGGTGCCAACCTTTATGGCTCAGATTCGTGCGGGCGGTCCTATCACCGTGACGCACCCGGAAATGGTGCGCTACTTTATGACCATACCGGAAGCGGCGCGGCTCGTGCTTCAGGCAGGGGGGCTGGCCGAGAACGGCAAAGTTTACGTGCTGAATATGGGCGATCCGGTCAAGATCTCGGACCTGGCACATGACGTGATTCGCCTCAGCGGCGCCCGTAACGTGGATGTCGTGTACAGCGGTATTCGCCCCGGTGAGAAGCTCTATGAGGAACTGCTGACCAGCGGTGAGGGCGTGGGCGCGACCACCCACAGTGAGATTTACAGCGCGCAGTTGGGACTGGTTAATCCGCATACTATCGGGCGTGACGTTCGGGCGCTGCAAAACTACGCCGAGCAGGGGGATTATATGGCGATTCGCCAGATGCTGAACCGTTTAATTCCTGAGAACAAGTTCGGGAGGGTGCAGTGA
- a CDS encoding sugar transferase translates to MKSQNLQIRAIFYEPFKLAGDQVLAALGLVVLSPIMVLVALAIFVDDPGPVIFRQQRAGRWHRPFTIYKFRTMKRNTPNVSTEEMRRLGLSPYTRLGPMLRRTSLDELPQLLNVLRGEMSLVGPRPALLTQSVVLRGRESAGVHRLRPGITGLAQITGRDDLSDAEKIRQDILYLRHQGLLTDLILLIYTVRRVFKAHGAY, encoded by the coding sequence GTGAAGTCTCAGAACCTCCAGATCCGTGCAATCTTTTACGAACCGTTCAAGCTCGCTGGGGATCAAGTACTTGCAGCGCTGGGCCTCGTTGTACTGTCGCCTATTATGGTGCTGGTCGCACTGGCTATCTTCGTGGATGACCCCGGTCCGGTGATTTTCCGGCAGCAACGCGCCGGGCGTTGGCATCGACCTTTCACGATTTACAAGTTCCGTACCATGAAACGCAACACTCCGAATGTCTCGACTGAAGAAATGCGCCGCTTAGGCCTCAGTCCTTACACGCGCCTAGGGCCGATGCTGCGGCGGACCAGTCTTGACGAGCTGCCCCAATTGCTTAACGTCCTGCGAGGCGAAATGAGCTTGGTGGGGCCACGCCCAGCTCTTCTAACGCAAAGTGTCGTATTACGCGGCAGAGAAAGTGCAGGTGTTCACAGGCTGCGTCCAGGTATCACTGGTCTGGCGCAGATCACCGGGCGTGATGATCTATCTGACGCTGAGAAGATTCGCCAAGATATCCTCTATCTGCGACACCAAGGGCTCTTAACCGACCTGATTCTGTTGATATATACTGTACGTCGAGTTTTTAAGGCGCATGGAGCGTATTAA